A DNA window from Streptomyces parvus contains the following coding sequences:
- the prfB gene encoding peptide chain release factor 2 has translation MAVVDISEELKSLSSTMRSIEAVLDLDALRADIAALEEQAAAPSLWDDPDAAQKITSKLSHLQAEVRKAEALRGRIDDLEILFELAEDEGDADARAEAEAELESVKKALDEMEVRTLLSGEYDAREALVTIRAEAGGVDAADFAEKLQRMYLRWAEQHNYKTEVYETAYAEEAGIKSTTFAVQVPYAYGTLSVEQGTHRLVRISPFDNQGRRQTSFAGVEVLPVVEQTDHVEIDESELRVDVYRSSGPGGQGVNTTDSAVRLTHLPTGIVVSCQNERSQIQNKASAMNVLQAKLLERRRQEEQAKMNALKGDGGNSWGNQMRSYVLHPYQMVKDLRTEFEMGNPEAVFNGEIDGFVEAGIRWRKQREK, from the coding sequence GTGGCAGTCGTCGATATTTCCGAAGAGCTGAAGTCCCTCTCCTCGACCATGAGGTCGATCGAGGCCGTCCTGGACCTGGATGCGCTGAGGGCGGACATCGCCGCGCTCGAGGAGCAGGCAGCGGCGCCGTCCCTGTGGGACGATCCGGACGCGGCCCAGAAGATCACCAGCAAGCTTTCGCACCTCCAGGCCGAGGTCCGCAAGGCCGAGGCCCTGCGCGGCCGCATCGACGACCTCGAAATCCTCTTCGAGCTCGCCGAGGACGAGGGCGACGCCGACGCCCGGGCGGAGGCCGAGGCCGAGCTGGAGTCGGTGAAGAAGGCGCTGGACGAGATGGAGGTCCGCACGCTCCTCTCCGGCGAGTACGACGCCCGCGAGGCCCTGGTGACCATCCGCGCCGAGGCCGGCGGTGTCGACGCGGCCGACTTCGCGGAGAAGCTCCAGCGCATGTATCTCCGCTGGGCCGAGCAGCACAACTACAAGACCGAGGTCTACGAGACCGCGTACGCCGAAGAGGCCGGCATCAAGTCGACCACCTTCGCCGTCCAGGTCCCGTACGCCTACGGCACGCTCTCCGTCGAGCAGGGCACCCACCGCCTGGTCCGCATCTCGCCCTTCGACAACCAGGGCCGCCGCCAGACGTCCTTCGCTGGTGTCGAGGTGCTCCCGGTCGTCGAGCAGACGGACCACGTCGAGATCGACGAGTCGGAGCTGCGCGTGGACGTGTACCGCTCCTCGGGCCCCGGCGGACAGGGCGTCAACACCACGGACTCCGCGGTCCGTCTGACCCACCTGCCCACCGGCATCGTCGTCTCCTGCCAGAACGAGCGCTCGCAGATCCAGAACAAGGCGTCCGCGATGAACGTCCTCCAGGCCAAGCTCCTTGAGCGCCGCCGCCAGGAGGAGCAGGCCAAGATGAACGCGCTCAAGGGCGACGGCGGCAACTCCTGGGGCAACCAGATGCGTTCGTACGTCCTCCACCCGTACCAGATGGTCAAGGACCTGCGTACGGAGTTCGAGATGGGCAACCCCGAAGCGGTCTTCAACGGCGAGATCGACGGCTTCGTCGAGGCGGGCATCCGCTGGCGCAAGCAGCGGGAGAAGTAG
- a CDS encoding NarK/NasA family nitrate transporter gives MAGRWIETWEPEDETFWQREGERVARRNLWFSVLSEHIGFSIWTLWSVMVLFMGPEYGIDPAGKFFLISTATLVGALVRVPYTFAVARFGGRNWTIFSAVSLLVPTLAAYWVMEPGTSYGTFVAVAALTGIGGGNFASSMTNINAFFPLRKKGWALGLNAGGGNIGVPVVQLVGLLVIGTLGASHPRIVLGVYIPLIVLAAVCAALHMDNLRPVKNDTGAALEAVRDPHTWIMAVLYIGTFGSFIGYSFAFGLVLQTQFGRTPLQAASLTFIGPLLGSLIRPVGGRLADRYGGARITLATFVAMAAATGVVIHASGATSLPVFLTGFTALFVLTGLGNGSTYKMIPGIFHTKALARGLDGEAAAAHGRRLSGAAMGLIGAVGALGGLAINLAFRQSFQTSGTGTAAFWSFLAFYGVCATLTWAVYLRRPAPVPARAQLGYAEV, from the coding sequence ATGGCAGGCCGTTGGATCGAGACCTGGGAGCCGGAGGACGAGACGTTCTGGCAGCGGGAGGGCGAACGGGTCGCCCGCCGCAACCTCTGGTTCTCCGTGCTCTCCGAGCACATCGGATTCTCCATCTGGACCCTGTGGTCGGTGATGGTCCTGTTCATGGGACCGGAGTACGGCATCGACCCGGCCGGGAAGTTCTTCCTCATCTCGACCGCCACCCTCGTCGGCGCCCTGGTGCGGGTGCCCTACACCTTCGCCGTCGCCCGCTTCGGCGGCCGCAACTGGACGATCTTCAGCGCGGTGAGCCTGCTCGTCCCGACCCTGGCCGCGTACTGGGTGATGGAGCCCGGGACCTCGTACGGCACGTTCGTCGCGGTCGCGGCGCTCACCGGGATCGGCGGCGGCAACTTCGCCTCGTCGATGACCAACATCAACGCCTTCTTCCCGCTGCGCAAGAAGGGCTGGGCGCTCGGCCTCAACGCGGGCGGCGGCAACATCGGCGTCCCCGTCGTCCAGCTCGTCGGCCTGCTCGTCATCGGCACCCTGGGCGCCTCGCACCCCCGGATCGTCCTCGGCGTGTACATCCCGCTGATCGTCCTGGCCGCCGTCTGCGCCGCCCTCCACATGGACAACCTGCGGCCCGTGAAGAACGACACCGGAGCCGCGCTGGAGGCCGTCCGCGACCCGCACACCTGGATCATGGCGGTCCTCTACATCGGCACCTTCGGCTCGTTCATCGGCTACAGCTTCGCCTTCGGCCTGGTGCTCCAGACCCAGTTCGGCCGGACCCCGCTCCAGGCCGCCTCGCTCACCTTCATCGGGCCGCTGCTGGGCTCCCTGATCCGGCCCGTCGGGGGCCGCCTCGCCGACCGGTACGGCGGCGCGCGCATCACCCTGGCCACCTTCGTCGCGATGGCCGCCGCCACCGGCGTCGTCATCCACGCCTCGGGGGCCACATCGCTGCCCGTCTTCCTCACCGGCTTCACCGCCCTGTTCGTCCTGACGGGCCTCGGCAACGGATCGACGTACAAGATGATCCCCGGCATCTTCCACACCAAGGCGCTGGCCCGGGGCCTGGACGGCGAGGCGGCAGCCGCCCACGGGCGGCGGCTCTCCGGCGCGGCCATGGGCCTCATCGGGGCCGTCGGCGCCCTCGGCGGCCTGGCGATCAACCTCGCCTTCCGCCAGTCCTTCCAGACCTCCGGCACCGGAACCGCGGCCTTCTGGTCCTTCCTCGCCTTCTACGGGGTGTGCGCCACGCTCACCTGGGCGGTATACCTTCGCCGCCCGGCACCGGTGCCCGCCCGGGCCCAGCTCGGTTACGCGGAGGTGTAG
- a CDS encoding MFS transporter: MPITPAARPETASRPVRASAPPAMPLLAVSGGQLVAAPRSAPSSGERRRARPSSNPYLRLLATPGARAFTAGNLIARLPMGMLSVSAVIMIAGSRGSYALAGAVTATGLAATAVVAPFTARLVDRFGQARVAVPATALAVLGSLALVLCVHHDTPAWTLFAAYAATATTPNTGGMSRARWAHLHRGDPAALHTANSFEQAADELCFMLGPVLAAALCGALFPEAGTLVGAALLMTGVLIFAAQRATEPPVTPRTKTVASPLRTPEMPALLAVFLATGAVFGALEVVSIAHAGGAILALQAAGSCAAGLLYGSLRPARNVRLRLLLCLAAMTALMSLPLLAAAATAALPVLALCLLLAGAATAPTMVTGMTLVQRATRPEQLNEGMTLAVTALLGGVAAGAAAGGWLVEHAGAVPGYTAPMSAAALALAVAAAGVGYGRWRRT, from the coding sequence ATGCCGATAACCCCTGCCGCCCGCCCGGAGACCGCCTCCCGGCCCGTCCGGGCCTCCGCTCCCCCGGCCATGCCCCTTCTCGCCGTCTCCGGCGGGCAGTTGGTCGCCGCCCCGCGCTCCGCGCCGTCGAGCGGCGAGCGCCGGCGGGCGCGGCCGTCGTCGAATCCGTACCTCCGGCTGCTGGCGACGCCCGGGGCGCGCGCCTTCACGGCGGGCAATCTGATCGCCCGGCTGCCGATGGGCATGCTCAGCGTCAGCGCGGTCATCATGATCGCCGGGTCCCGGGGCTCGTACGCCCTCGCCGGGGCCGTCACCGCGACCGGCCTGGCCGCGACGGCGGTCGTCGCGCCGTTCACCGCCCGGCTGGTGGACCGCTTCGGGCAGGCGCGGGTCGCCGTGCCCGCCACCGCGCTCGCCGTGCTGGGGTCGCTGGCCCTGGTGCTGTGCGTCCACCACGACACCCCGGCCTGGACACTGTTCGCCGCGTACGCCGCGACCGCGACGACCCCGAACACCGGCGGGATGTCGCGGGCCCGCTGGGCGCATCTGCACCGGGGCGATCCGGCGGCACTGCACACCGCGAACTCCTTCGAGCAGGCCGCCGACGAGCTGTGCTTCATGCTGGGCCCGGTGCTGGCCGCGGCGCTCTGCGGGGCGCTGTTCCCGGAGGCGGGCACCTTGGTGGGCGCGGCGCTGCTGATGACCGGCGTCCTGATCTTCGCCGCCCAGCGCGCCACGGAACCGCCCGTCACCCCGCGTACGAAGACGGTGGCCTCGCCGCTGCGTACACCCGAGATGCCCGCGCTGCTGGCGGTGTTCCTCGCGACGGGGGCGGTGTTCGGGGCGCTGGAGGTGGTCTCCATCGCCCATGCCGGGGGCGCGATCCTGGCGCTTCAGGCAGCGGGCTCGTGCGCGGCGGGCCTGCTCTACGGTTCGCTGCGCCCGGCCCGGAACGTCCGCCTCCGGCTGCTGCTGTGCCTGGCCGCGATGACGGCCCTGATGTCCCTGCCGCTGCTGGCCGCCGCGGCGACGGCCGCCCTGCCGGTCCTGGCGCTCTGCCTGCTGCTGGCGGGGGCGGCGACCGCGCCGACCATGGTCACGGGCATGACGCTGGTCCAGCGGGCCACGCGCCCGGAGCAGCTGAACGAGGGCATGACGCTCGCGGTGACCGCGCTGCTGGGCGGGGTCGCGGCCGGGGCGGCGGCGGGCGGCTGGCTGGTCGAGCACGCGGGCGCGGTCCCCGGTTATACGGCCCCGATGTCGGCGGCGGCCCTCGCGCTGGCCGTCGCGGCAGCCGGCGTCGGGTACGGCCGATGGCGGCGGACGTGA
- the ftsE gene encoding cell division ATP-binding protein FtsE yields MIRFDNVSKTYPKQTRPALRDVSLDIEKGEFVFLVGSSGSGKSTFMRLILREERASTGMVHVLGKDLARLSNWKVPQMRRQLGTVFQDFRLLPNKTVAENVAFAQEVIGKPRGEIRKAVPQVLDLVGLGGKEERMPGELSGGEQQRVAIARAFVNRPMLLIADEPTGNLDPQTSVGIMKLLDRINRTGTTVIMATHDQNIVDQMRKRVIELEQGRLVRDQARGVYGYQH; encoded by the coding sequence GTGATCCGATTCGACAACGTCTCCAAGACCTATCCGAAGCAGACCCGACCGGCTCTGCGCGATGTCTCGCTGGACATCGAGAAGGGTGAGTTCGTCTTCCTGGTGGGGTCCTCCGGCTCCGGCAAGTCGACCTTCATGCGACTGATCCTGCGCGAGGAGCGGGCCAGCACGGGCATGGTCCATGTGCTCGGCAAGGACCTCGCGCGGCTGTCCAACTGGAAGGTGCCGCAGATGCGCCGCCAGCTGGGGACGGTCTTCCAGGACTTCCGCCTGCTGCCCAACAAGACGGTCGCGGAGAACGTGGCCTTCGCGCAGGAGGTCATCGGCAAGCCCCGCGGCGAGATCCGCAAGGCCGTGCCGCAGGTCCTCGACCTCGTCGGCCTCGGCGGCAAGGAGGAGCGGATGCCCGGGGAGCTCTCCGGCGGTGAGCAGCAGCGCGTTGCCATCGCCCGCGCCTTCGTCAACCGCCCCATGCTGCTGATCGCGGACGAGCCGACCGGCAACCTCGACCCGCAGACCTCGGTGGGCATCATGAAGCTGCTGGACCGGATCAACCGGACCGGCACCACCGTGATCATGGCGACCCACGACCAGAACATCGTCGACCAGATGCGCAAGCGCGTCATCGAGCTCGAGCAGGGCCGTCTCGTACGCGACCAGGCGCGCGGCGTCTACGGCTACCAGCACTGA
- the ftsX gene encoding permease-like cell division protein FtsX, producing MRAQFVLSEIGVGLRRNLTMTFAVVVSVALSLALFGGALLMREQVSTMKDYWYDKVNVSIFLCNKNDAKDMPKCAKGAVTKEQKAEIKADLEKMDAVQTVHFETVDEAYKHYQEQFGDSPMAGNITPDQMQESFRVKLDDPQKYKVVATAFAGRDGVQSVQDQRSILDNLFELMNGMNVVAIYVMILMLVIALILIVNTVRVSAFSRRRETGIMRLVGASGFYIQAPFIMEAAVAGLIGGVLACAMLLGGRYFLIDGGLALQEKLNLINFIGWDAVLTKLPLVLAIGLLMPAVAALFALRKYLKV from the coding sequence ATGCGCGCCCAGTTCGTCCTGTCGGAGATCGGCGTCGGTCTCCGCCGCAACCTCACGATGACCTTCGCGGTCGTGGTCTCCGTCGCCCTCTCGCTCGCCCTGTTCGGCGGTGCGCTGCTGATGCGCGAGCAGGTCAGCACGATGAAGGACTACTGGTACGACAAGGTCAACGTCTCGATCTTCCTCTGCAACAAGAACGACGCCAAGGACATGCCCAAGTGCGCCAAGGGGGCTGTCACCAAGGAGCAGAAGGCGGAGATCAAGGCCGATCTGGAGAAGATGGACGCCGTCCAGACGGTCCACTTCGAGACGGTCGACGAGGCGTACAAGCACTACCAGGAGCAGTTCGGCGACTCCCCGATGGCGGGCAACATCACGCCCGACCAGATGCAGGAGTCGTTCCGCGTGAAGCTGGACGACCCGCAGAAGTACAAGGTCGTCGCGACGGCGTTCGCCGGGCGGGACGGGGTGCAGTCCGTCCAGGACCAACGGTCCATCCTGGACAACCTCTTCGAGCTGATGAACGGCATGAACGTCGTCGCGATCTACGTGATGATCCTGATGCTCGTCATCGCGCTGATCCTCATCGTCAACACCGTGCGCGTCTCCGCGTTCAGCCGGAGACGTGAAACGGGCATCATGCGCCTCGTCGGGGCCTCCGGCTTCTACATCCAGGCCCCCTTCATCATGGAGGCGGCCGTCGCCGGTCTGATCGGCGGTGTGCTGGCCTGCGCCATGCTGCTCGGCGGCCGGTACTTCCTGATCGACGGGGGCCTCGCCCTCCAGGAGAAGCTGAACCTGATCAACTTCATCGGCTGGGACGCGGTCCTGACCAAGCTTCCGCTGGTGCTCGCGATCGGGCTGCTGATGCCCGCCGTCGCCGCTCTCTTCGCGCTGCGCAAGTACCTGAAGGTGTGA
- a CDS encoding LysR family transcriptional regulator, with protein sequence MPPADTDPRILRAFLAVADELHFTRAAARLFVAQQALSRDVRRLERELGTELFVRTTRQVALTPDGERLLPYARRVLDAHAELAGAFSGAPARPLLVDLNSDGATAARVLGRARELVPECELMARFESGLTWAAAEILAGRLDASFGRAAGLAPAVRAGLSVHPVRYEPMALMLPLAHPFAERETVALAELSGQTVYAGAGNERTREWTDLAASLFAEWGIVMAPPVPLAVGVAEFQRVMEKGGHPVLAVVDFPPLPGTVLRPLVDPIPLSPLSLVWRKGLRHPGVDALRNATDQLALAERWLVRPPGSWLPASDLSLMRNRS encoded by the coding sequence GTGCCTCCCGCCGACACCGACCCCCGGATCCTGCGTGCCTTCCTCGCCGTCGCCGACGAACTGCACTTCACCCGGGCCGCCGCCCGGCTCTTCGTCGCGCAGCAGGCGCTGAGCCGGGACGTCCGGCGGCTGGAACGCGAGCTGGGCACCGAGCTGTTCGTCCGGACCACCCGGCAGGTCGCGCTCACACCGGACGGCGAACGCCTGCTGCCGTACGCCCGCCGGGTGCTCGACGCGCACGCCGAGCTCGCCGGGGCCTTCAGCGGCGCCCCCGCCCGACCGCTGCTGGTGGACCTGAACAGCGACGGGGCCACCGCCGCCCGGGTGCTGGGGCGCGCCCGGGAGCTGGTGCCCGAGTGCGAGCTGATGGCCCGCTTCGAGTCCGGGCTCACCTGGGCGGCCGCCGAGATCCTGGCCGGCCGGCTCGACGCCTCCTTCGGCCGGGCCGCCGGACTCGCCCCCGCCGTGCGGGCGGGGCTTTCCGTGCACCCGGTGCGGTACGAGCCGATGGCCCTGATGCTGCCCCTGGCCCACCCCTTCGCCGAGCGGGAGACGGTCGCCCTGGCCGAGCTGTCCGGCCAGACCGTCTACGCGGGGGCGGGCAACGAGCGGACGCGGGAGTGGACCGACCTCGCCGCATCGCTGTTCGCCGAGTGGGGCATCGTGATGGCCCCGCCCGTTCCGCTCGCCGTGGGCGTGGCCGAGTTCCAGCGGGTCATGGAGAAGGGCGGCCACCCCGTGCTGGCCGTCGTCGACTTCCCGCCGCTGCCCGGGACCGTGCTGCGCCCGCTCGTCGACCCGATTCCGCTTTCGCCGTTGTCGCTGGTCTGGCGGAAGGGGCTGCGCCATCCCGGCGTGGACGCGCTGCGCAACGCTACTGACCAGTTGGCCCTTGCCGAGAGGTGGCTGGTCCGGCCGCCGGGCTCCTGGCTGCCCGCGTCCGATCTGTCACTGATGCGCAACCGTTCCTGA
- the smpB gene encoding SsrA-binding protein SmpB translates to MAKEKDTGRKMIAQNKKARHDYTILDTYECGLVLMGTEVKSLRMGRASLVDGFVQIDDHEAWLHNIHVPEYVQGTWTNHTAKRKRKLLLHRAEIDKLESKSQETGHTIVPLALYFKDGRVKVEIALAKGKKEYDKRQTLREKQDTRETNRAIAAARRRQRSA, encoded by the coding sequence ATGGCGAAGGAAAAAGACACCGGGCGCAAGATGATCGCGCAGAACAAGAAGGCGCGGCACGACTACACGATCCTCGACACCTACGAGTGCGGCCTCGTCCTCATGGGTACGGAGGTCAAGTCCCTGCGCATGGGACGGGCCTCCCTGGTCGACGGCTTCGTGCAGATCGACGACCACGAGGCGTGGCTCCACAACATCCACGTCCCCGAGTACGTCCAGGGCACCTGGACCAACCACACGGCCAAGCGGAAGCGGAAGCTGCTGCTGCACCGGGCCGAGATCGACAAGCTGGAGTCGAAGTCCCAGGAGACGGGCCACACGATCGTGCCCCTCGCGCTGTACTTCAAGGACGGCCGGGTCAAGGTCGAGATCGCGCTCGCGAAGGGCAAGAAGGAGTACGACAAGCGGCAGACGCTCCGCGAGAAGCAGGACACGCGGGAGACGAACCGCGCCATCGCGGCGGCCCGCCGGCGGCAGCGCAGCGCCTGA
- a CDS encoding serine/threonine-protein kinase, with amino-acid sequence MARNIGSRYTAHQILGRGSAGTVWLGEGPEGPVAIKLLREDLASDQELVGRFVQERTALLGLDHPHVVAVRDLVVDGNDLALVMTLVRGTDLRTRLDRERRLAPEAAVAIIADVADGLAAAHKAQIVHRDVKPENILLDMEGPLGPGGAHPALLTDFGVAKLIDTPRRTKATKIIGTPDYLAPEIVEGLPPRAAVDIYALATVLYELLAGFTPFGGGHPGAVLRRHVTETVVPLPGIPEELWQLLVQCLAKAPASRLRASELAVRLRDLLPLLAGIPPLEVDEPGPEESEQAPAYDEQQYTPAADEPRRRGAVPLVPGSAPDSNRDTHTSMRVPAPDELAGGPLGTARAPRAPGKPRPGSARNKAASVHKRRITLGAAAVLLCAAVAVGGWLATGGGDGDRAPQDSENSAPATP; translated from the coding sequence TTGGCACGGAATATCGGCAGCCGGTACACGGCCCACCAGATCCTGGGGCGCGGCAGCGCCGGGACGGTATGGCTCGGTGAAGGGCCCGAGGGCCCGGTCGCCATCAAGCTGCTCCGTGAGGACCTCGCGTCCGACCAGGAGCTCGTGGGCCGCTTCGTACAGGAGCGCACCGCCCTGCTCGGACTCGACCACCCGCACGTGGTCGCCGTCCGGGACCTCGTCGTGGACGGCAACGATCTGGCGCTGGTCATGACCCTGGTGCGCGGCACCGACCTGCGCACCCGCCTGGACCGCGAGCGCCGCCTGGCCCCCGAGGCCGCCGTCGCGATCATCGCGGACGTCGCCGACGGGCTGGCCGCCGCGCACAAGGCCCAGATCGTCCACCGGGACGTCAAGCCGGAGAACATCCTGCTCGACATGGAGGGCCCGCTCGGCCCCGGCGGCGCCCACCCCGCCCTGCTCACCGACTTCGGCGTCGCCAAGCTGATCGACACCCCGCGCCGCACCAAGGCCACGAAGATCATCGGTACGCCGGACTACCTCGCCCCCGAGATCGTCGAGGGCCTCCCGCCGCGCGCCGCCGTCGACATCTACGCCCTGGCGACCGTGCTGTACGAGCTGCTCGCCGGGTTCACGCCCTTCGGCGGCGGCCACCCCGGCGCGGTCCTGCGCCGCCACGTCACCGAGACCGTCGTCCCGCTCCCCGGCATCCCCGAGGAGCTCTGGCAGCTCCTGGTCCAGTGCCTGGCCAAGGCCCCCGCCTCCCGGCTGCGCGCCTCGGAGCTGGCCGTACGGCTGCGCGACCTGCTGCCCCTGCTGGCCGGGATACCGCCGCTGGAGGTGGACGAGCCGGGCCCGGAGGAGAGTGAGCAGGCCCCGGCCTACGACGAGCAGCAGTACACCCCGGCCGCCGACGAGCCCCGCCGCCGCGGCGCGGTCCCGCTGGTGCCCGGCTCCGCCCCCGACTCCAACCGGGACACCCACACGAGCATGCGCGTCCCGGCCCCGGACGAGCTGGCGGGCGGCCCCCTCGGGACCGCCCGCGCCCCCCGCGCCCCGGGAAAGCCCCGCCCCGGCTCCGCCCGCAACAAGGCGGCGTCCGTCCACAAGCGCCGCATCACGCTGGGTGCCGCCGCCGTGCTGCTCTGCGCGGCCGTCGCGGTCGGCGGCTGGCTGGCCACCGGCGGCGGCGACGGGGACAGGGCGCCCCAGGACAGCGAGAACTCGGCCCCGGCGACCCCGTGA
- a CDS encoding S41 family peptidase, whose amino-acid sequence MSGSAQRFGPRGLRRGAALTLVFGCALATAAATGSLPHDPEPGPGPQTRAVSSTVAPVDRHEIEDAAAEAEADGKSVKDAAEEVVSRSGDRWGAVYDQREYEEFEQALDGTYTGVGLSARRTGRGDVTVSRVQPGGPADRAGIRAGDLLRTLDGRAIGKRPVAEVVALLRGDGTGAAEGSRVELGLVREGRSWTETLERARLTTEAVTVRRLGDAPSSAVLVKVAAFTKGAGADVRDAVRGAPQGAGILLDLRANSGGLVAEAVVAASAFLDGGLVATYDVRGDQRALYADPGGDTDRPVVVLVDGGTMSAAELLTGALQDRGRAVTVGSPTFGKGSVQMPSRLPGGSVAELTVGHYRTPGGRNVDGKGITPDLVVGERAQQRAETVLSGLGGGS is encoded by the coding sequence ATGTCGGGCTCCGCTCAACGCTTCGGGCCCCGCGGTCTCCGCCGCGGGGCGGCTCTGACATTGGTCTTCGGGTGTGCTCTCGCCACCGCCGCCGCGACCGGTTCGCTGCCGCACGACCCCGAACCCGGGCCCGGTCCGCAGACCCGCGCCGTCTCCTCCACCGTCGCCCCGGTCGACCGCCACGAGATCGAGGACGCCGCCGCCGAGGCCGAGGCCGACGGGAAGTCCGTGAAGGACGCCGCCGAGGAGGTCGTCAGCCGCAGCGGGGACCGCTGGGGCGCGGTCTACGACCAGCGGGAGTACGAGGAGTTCGAGCAGGCGCTGGACGGCACGTACACCGGGGTCGGGCTCTCCGCCCGGCGCACCGGCCGCGGCGATGTCACCGTCTCCCGCGTCCAGCCCGGCGGCCCCGCCGACCGGGCCGGCATCCGCGCCGGCGATCTGCTGCGCACCCTGGACGGCCGCGCGATCGGCAAGCGCCCCGTCGCGGAGGTCGTCGCGTTACTGCGCGGCGACGGTACGGGAGCGGCCGAGGGCAGCCGGGTGGAGCTGGGGCTCGTCCGGGAGGGCCGGAGCTGGACCGAGACCCTGGAGCGGGCCCGGCTGACCACCGAGGCGGTCACCGTGCGGCGGCTGGGCGACGCGCCCTCGTCGGCGGTCCTGGTCAAGGTCGCCGCCTTCACCAAGGGCGCGGGGGCCGACGTCCGGGACGCGGTCCGGGGCGCCCCCCAGGGGGCGGGGATACTCCTCGACCTGCGCGCCAACTCCGGCGGACTCGTCGCCGAGGCGGTCGTCGCCGCCTCCGCCTTCCTGGACGGCGGTCTGGTCGCCACGTACGACGTACGCGGGGATCAGCGCGCGCTGTACGCAGATCCGGGCGGTGACACGGACCGGCCGGTCGTCGTCCTGGTCGACGGCGGCACGATGAGCGCCGCCGAGCTGCTGACCGGTGCGCTCCAGGACCGGGGCCGCGCGGTCACCGTCGGCTCGCCCACCTTCGGCAAGGGCTCCGTGCAGATGCCCAGCAGGCTCCCGGGCGGCTCGGTGGCCGAGCTGACCGTCGGCCACTACCGCACCCCGGGCGGCCGCAACGTCGACGGCAAGGGCATCACCCCCGACCTCGTGGTGGGGGAGCGGGCCCAGCAGCGGGCCGAGACGGTATTGAGTGGCCTCGGGGGTGGGTCGTAG
- a CDS encoding LPXTG cell wall anchor domain-containing protein translates to MTKKTRVRVARIAAGAVIAAGASLTAAGAAQALEIGVDTGVADVQVQADLLDDGDPGGVDAGADGGVDGGVDGGVDGGVDGGVDGGVDGGVDGGVDGGVDGGVDGGVDGGVDGGVDGGVDGGVDGGVDGGVDGGVDGGVDGGSGNNGGSGNNGGSGNNGGSGNNGGSGNNGGSGNNGGSGNNGGSGNNGGSGNNGASGNTGGSGNTGGSGDTGGGDQGGTSTTGGSTTGGGDAGCTVDLDGAECTDNTDTDSVGNKPVEQSKGKEELAETGAAETTFLVIGAATMIAGGIGFRILPRLVGGGRTVA, encoded by the coding sequence ATGACGAAGAAGACGCGTGTTCGCGTCGCGCGGATAGCCGCTGGTGCGGTTATCGCCGCGGGTGCCTCGCTGACTGCGGCCGGTGCGGCACAGGCGCTGGAGATCGGCGTCGACACCGGCGTCGCGGACGTTCAGGTCCAGGCGGACCTGCTGGACGACGGTGACCCGGGCGGTGTCGACGCGGGCGCTGACGGCGGCGTAGATGGCGGTGTCGACGGCGGCGTGGATGGCGGTGTCGATGGCGGCGTTGACGGTGGTGTTGACGGCGGCGTGGATGGCGGTGTCGACGGTGGTGTTGACGGCGGCGTGGATGGCGGTGTTGACGGCGGCGTGGATGGCGGTGTCGACGGTGGTGTTGACGGCGGCGTAGATGGCGGTGTTGACGGCGGCGTGGATGGCGGTGTTGACGGCGGCGTAGATGGCGGCTCCGGCAACAACGGCGGCTCCGGCAACAACGGTGGCTCCGGTAACAACGGCGGCTCCGGCAACAACGGCGGCTCCGGCAACAACGGTGGCTCCGGTAACAACGGTGGCTCCGGTAACAACGGTGGCTCCGGTAACAACGGTGGCTCCGGTAACAACGGCGCCTCGGGCAACACCGGTGGCTCCGGCAACACCGGCGGTTCCGGCGACACCGGTGGCGGCGACCAGGGCGGCACAAGCACCACCGGTGGTTCCACCACCGGTGGCGGCGACGCCGGCTGCACCGTCGACCTCGACGGTGCCGAGTGCACCGACAACACCGACACCGACAGCGTCGGCAACAAGCCGGTCGAGCAGAGCAAGGGCAAGGAAGAGCTCGCCGAGACCGGTGCGGCCGAGACGACCTTCCTGGTCATCGGCGCCGCGACGATGATCGCGGGCGGCATCGGCTTCCGCATCCTGCCGCGCCTGGTCGGCGGCGGTCGCACGGTCGCCTAG